A region of Domibacillus sp. DTU_2020_1001157_1_SI_ALB_TIR_016 DNA encodes the following proteins:
- a CDS encoding winged helix-turn-helix transcriptional regulator codes for MSRICKDGFDKECIKEQREVYGIAYTQNILSGRWKYLILWFLKSKERRYSEIKAYLWDISQGSLTKQLRELEGDGLINRKVYPEVPPRVEYSLTSKGKEFIPIIDLMEEVGKKFGEQGD; via the coding sequence GTGTCTAGAATATGTAAGGATGGATTTGACAAAGAGTGTATAAAGGAACAAAGAGAAGTATATGGCATTGCCTATACCCAAAACATACTCTCTGGACGTTGGAAATATCTCATTCTTTGGTTTTTAAAGTCTAAAGAGCGTCGTTATAGTGAAATCAAAGCTTATTTATGGGATATTTCACAAGGTTCTCTTACAAAGCAACTTCGAGAACTAGAAGGCGATGGCTTAATTAATCGCAAAGTTTATCCAGAAGTTCCTCCTCGTGTAGAGTATTCATTAACCTCAAAAGGGAAAGAATTCATTCCTATTATTGATTTGATGGAAGAGGTCGGCAAGAAGTTTGGGGAGCAAGGAGACTAA
- a CDS encoding MarR family transcriptional regulator, whose translation MKVSVDCDIRMSLDKVSSQMRRNYSESLRELNLYVGQNNLLWRLWLGDGITQMQLCEHLKCEPPTVTNMVKSLEQNGFIYRKRDEEDARVMRIYLTDKGKELEEPVEFKWKQQQEKLLQSISAEERLILRDLLKRMEKNLY comes from the coding sequence ATGAAGGTTAGTGTTGACTGTGATATTCGTATGTCCTTGGATAAAGTTTCTTCCCAAATGCGTCGGAATTATAGTGAGAGCCTTAGAGAACTTAATCTTTATGTAGGCCAAAATAATTTACTCTGGCGTTTGTGGCTGGGTGATGGAATAACACAAATGCAGCTATGTGAACATTTAAAATGCGAACCGCCTACGGTAACAAATATGGTTAAATCGCTAGAGCAGAATGGTTTCATATACCGTAAACGTGATGAAGAAGATGCAAGGGTTATGCGAATTTATCTAACGGACAAAGGCAAAGAATTAGAAGAACCCGTTGAATTTAAATGGAAACAGCAGCAAGAAAAATTACTACAGTCAATTTCAGCCGAAGAACGCTTAATATTAAGGGATTTATTAAAGCGTATGGAGAAAAACTTATACTAA
- a CDS encoding NtaA/DmoA family FMN-dependent monooxygenase (This protein belongs to a clade of FMN-dependent monooxygenases, within a broader family of flavin-dependent oxidoreductases, the luciferase-like monooxygenase (LMM) family, some of whose members use coenzyme F420 rather than FMN.), which yields MNNRKKLKLGAGDVPDTDAGTPEMKNKHMILGVGLGNNFGTHPATWRMPHVDPGSYTNIDITVEQARTAERGGLQFIFLADRLFMHGDLATSPSLFNIDPIITLSALAQATERIGLIGTASTSFTEPYLLARQLKALDVISHGRAGWNAVPSYEPDAFANFGKVLPPRENKYERLHEVMQVVHALWGSWGYEAGQPDQAGMFADPAHIRPVNLQGKHVGARGPLPVPPSEQGQPVIMMPASSGYGLQAAGMYANVVIGMPSSIGESRAMRHTVRQAAAQAGRNPDEIKLVVFAAFTVGETERQALDARRALDDRIGVHEQLSRLSAYLGLYEELTMPDEPLTTEQLALVRAHPQDARSVRAVELAKAGWSPRDILAHGVFDPTPSVVGTAEQVADHLQEWFEAEAADGFATNFDDFHTGIGEFVDRVVPILRERGLFHDGYEGKTLRDHLGLPPQYGLDPRIATGSTGGTH from the coding sequence ATGAATAATAGAAAAAAATTAAAACTGGGCGCTGGGGATGTTCCCGACACAGACGCAGGTACGCCGGAAATGAAAAACAAGCACATGATCCTGGGCGTGGGCCTGGGGAACAACTTTGGTACGCACCCCGCCACATGGCGGATGCCGCACGTGGACCCCGGGTCCTACACGAACATCGATATCACGGTGGAGCAGGCACGGACAGCGGAACGAGGTGGACTGCAGTTCATCTTCCTGGCCGACCGTCTCTTCATGCACGGAGACCTGGCCACGTCACCGTCCCTGTTCAACATAGATCCGATCATCACCCTCTCGGCGTTGGCCCAGGCGACCGAACGGATCGGACTGATCGGCACGGCGTCCACCTCCTTCACCGAGCCGTACCTGCTGGCCCGTCAGCTCAAGGCCCTCGACGTCATCAGCCACGGCCGGGCCGGATGGAACGCCGTCCCAAGCTACGAACCCGACGCCTTCGCGAACTTCGGCAAGGTACTACCGCCCCGGGAGAACAAGTACGAGCGTCTCCACGAAGTGATGCAGGTCGTCCACGCGCTCTGGGGAAGCTGGGGGTACGAGGCGGGCCAGCCCGACCAAGCCGGCATGTTCGCCGACCCGGCCCATATCCGACCGGTCAACCTGCAAGGCAAGCACGTCGGAGCACGCGGACCCCTTCCCGTCCCACCGTCCGAGCAGGGCCAGCCGGTTATCATGATGCCCGCCAGCAGCGGTTACGGCCTGCAAGCGGCCGGCATGTACGCCAATGTTGTCATTGGAATGCCATCCAGCATTGGGGAAAGTCGAGCCATGCGCCACACCGTGCGCCAGGCTGCAGCACAGGCTGGCCGGAACCCTGATGAGATCAAGTTGGTCGTATTCGCCGCGTTCACCGTTGGTGAAACGGAACGCCAAGCCTTGGACGCACGTCGCGCGCTCGATGACCGGATAGGCGTCCACGAGCAGCTGTCACGCCTAAGTGCTTACCTTGGCCTGTACGAGGAACTCACAATGCCCGACGAGCCCCTAACTACTGAGCAGCTCGCCTTGGTTCGGGCGCATCCACAGGACGCACGTTCCGTACGTGCGGTCGAGCTAGCCAAAGCAGGATGGTCGCCCCGTGATATCCTCGCACACGGCGTATTTGACCCAACCCCCTCCGTGGTCGGCACCGCCGAGCAGGTCGCCGACCACCTCCAGGAATGGTTTGAAGCCGAGGCAGCGGACGGATTCGCGACGAACTTCGACGACTTCCACACCGGGATCGGCGAATTCGTCGATCGCGTCGTCCCGATCCTGCGCGAACGCGGCCTCTTCCACGACGGCTACGAGGGAAAGACCCTCCGTGATCACCTGGGACTGCCACCGCAGTACGGACTCGACCCCCGCATCGCAACCGGCTCGACAGGAGGAACCCATTGA